GCGAAACAGCCGGGCCAGGGCGAGTTGCACCGGCTGATGGGCGAACAGCGCGTGCCAGATCACCGACAGAAGGCCGTACCAGGCGGCACCGGCCACCAGCAGTAGCGGCTCCAGCCACAGGCCGGCAACACCGCCGCGCTGCTCGACGCCGATCATGCTGTACACGGCGAGGATCAACGTGCCCGAACCCAGTGTGGCGAAACGCTCGCCGAGCGCGCCGAGCATGGTCAGACAAAAGGCGGAAAAGGCCAGGGCGATGACAAACAGCCAGGGATAGGGAAAGAGGAACTCCACCGCATAGGCTGCTGCGCTGAAGCAGGCCAGGGTGGCCAGCACCGCGCCGAGGCGGCCTTGCCAACTGTCGTCGGTCTCGGTCAGGGCGCTGGCGATGATGCCGAGAAACAGCGGGATCAGCCCATGCATCCAGCCCTGCCACCAGCACAGCGAAAGGGCTCCGGCCAGGGCGATGAATACCCGCAGACTGGCGCTGAACTTGTCCAGTGCCCAGAGGCGGCGCAGTGATTGACGGAGGCGAAGGCGGGGCATACGAAGCCTGATCTGAAGCGATGCATGAAGCCTACCGGAACTCATCGGTCACTGGGTATCGGTAGCGATACGCAGATCGTGTTGATTATTTGGACCGATTGGTTCTAAATTCGGCATATGACGACACGTGGACGCCCCAAAAGCTTCTGCCCGGACCGGGCCCTGGAAAATGCCATGCAGCTGTTCTGGCAGCGCGGTTATGAGGCCGCGTCGCTGCAGGACCTGCAGGCGGCCACCGGGCTGTCCAAGAGCAGCCTGTATCAGACCTACCCGAGCAAACAGGCCTGGTTCATCGCTGCGTTCAGCCGCTATGTCGCTCAGCGCCGCGCTTTGCTGCTTGAGCAGTTGCAGGCCAGCGCCTCGCCGCTTGCCTTCATCCATGAGCGCCTGCTCAGTGTGCTCGAAGATGACGGCCCCGGTGGTGTGCCGCGAGGCTGCATGCTGGTCAACGTCGCTAACGAGTTTTCTCTTTCGGAGCCGGCGCTGGTACCGGTTCTGCGGCAGGCCACGGCGGGTGTCTGCCAGGTGTTCGAAGAGGCGTTGGCGCGTGCCGTGGCCTGCGGGGAGCTGCGCAACGGGCAGGACCTTGCGGCCCGGGCAGGCTACTTGCAGTGTGTGATGAGCGGGCTGCGCACGCAGGTGAAATCCGCGGTGCCGGCGGACTCGATTCGTGCCACCGTGGCCGTGGTGATGGCGAGCCTGGACTGCCAGTGAGGCAGCCAGTGCCGGGTCTTCGTTGGTTTAATTCTGGACTGATTGGTTTTGAATGGAGGTGATATGCGCGAGTTGTTCGAACTGTGCGGCGCCGATCGCGAGCTGCTGTTCTCGCCCTACTGCTGGCGCGTCCGCCTGGCCATGGCGCACAAGGGGCTGGACTGGCAGAGCCGGCCGATACGTTTCACCGACAAGGAACTGATCGCCTTCTCCGGGCAGAAGCTGGTGCCGGTGCTGAGCGACGACGGCGAAACGGTGCACGACAGCCTGGCGATCTTCACCTACCTGGATCGGCGTTATCCACAGCGCCCGTTGCTCGGCGAGGGCCTGGCGGCCGAACGCGCCCGTCTGGTCGAGCGCCTGAGCTTTCACATGGTGCGCATACCGCTGTTGAAGATACTGATCCCGCGCGTCTGGCAGGTGATCGACCCGGCTGACCGTGAGTATTTCCGCAGTAGCCGCGAGCAGGCGCTAGGCATGAGCCTGGAGGCGTTCGCCGATCCGCAGGGTGGTGAGCGGCTGTTCCGTGAGGGCGTGGCGCCGCTGGAAGCGTGGCTGCGTGATCAGCCCTTCCTCGAAGGCCAGGCGCCCGGTGGCTGCGACTACCTGCTGGCCGGCATGTTGTTCTGGGCATGGTGCCTGGGCGCACAACCCTGGGCCGACGATTCGGCGCTGGGCGCCTGGTTCGCGCGCATCCTGCAGGCGTATGAGGCGACTCACGGCCCGGTCAAGCGGGCTGCGATCCACGTGGAGGAAAAGCAATGATCGACCTGTACTACTGGACCACACCCAACGGCCACAAGGTCAGCATCTTTCTCGAGGAGGCCGGGCTCGACTACCGTATCGTCCCCGTGCACATCGGCAAGGGCGAGCAGTTCGCGCCGGCGTTTCTCAAGATCGCGCCGAACAATCGCATTCCCGCCATCGTCGATAACGCGCCGGCTGATGCTGGCGAGCCCATTGCCCTGTTCGAGTCCGGGGCAATTCTCGAATACCTGGCGGACAAGAGCGGGCAGTTCCTGCCGCGCGAGACGCGGGCACGCTTCGACGTGCTGCAGTGGCTGTACTGGCAGATGGGCGGCCTCGGGCCGATGGCAGGGCAGAATCATCACTTCGTGCGCTACGCACCGGAGCCGATCCCCTATGCCATCGACCGCTACGTGAAGGAAACCGCGCGCCTCTACGGTGTGCTCGACCGCCAGCTGGCCGGGCGCGAGTATGTGGCGGGCGAGTATTCCATTGCCGACATGGCCATCTACCCCTGGGCCAAGCTGTGGAAGATGCAGCAGCAGAAGCTGGAGGACTTCCCCAACATGGCCGCCTGGCTCGAACGCATCGATGCACGCCCTGCGGTGCAGCGTGCCTACGCGCTGGTAGAGCAGGTGAATGCCGATCCGCAGGCATTGCTCACGGCTGAGGCGCGGCGCCTGCTGTTCGGACAGTGACGGACGGGCGAACTTTCTCGCGGATTTTCCTGTGATACGGCTCACGCTTTCCTAGACTTCAGACTGTTGGCCCGCAATGGTTGGAGATGGTGATGCGAATCGGCGTACCCAAGGAAATCAAGAACCACGAATACCGCGTCGGTCTCACGCCGCAGTCGGTGGCCGAGCTGACCGCGCTCGGTCATGAGGTGTGGGTCGAAACCCATGCCGGAGCCGCCATCGGTTTTGCCGACGCGGATTACCTCGAGGCCGGGGCGCAGATCGCCAGGAACTCGGCCGAGGTGTTCCAGCAGGGGCAGTTGATCGTCAAGGTCAAGGAGCCGCTGGCAGTGGAGCGCGCCAGGTTGCGCGCCCATCACACGCTGTTCACCTACCTGCACCTGGCGCCGGACCGGGCACAGACCGAAGAGCTGATGGCCGGCGGCGCCACCTGTATTGCCTATGAGACGGTGACCGATGCACAGGGGCGCCTGCCGTTGCTGGCACCGATGTCGGAAGTGGCCGGACGCATGTCGATCCAGGCCGGGGCCGGCTGCTTGGAAAAGGCCCGCGGCGGACGTGGCGTCCTGCTCGGCGGTGTGCCAGGCGTGGCGCCGGGTAAGGTGGTGATTCTCGGCGCTGGCGTGGTCGGTAGCCATGCCCTGGCCATGGCGGTGGGTCTTGGCGCCGATGTCGCGGTGCTGGACAAGAGCGTCGACGCACTGCGCCGGCTCGATGCCCAGTATGGCAATCGCATCACCACGCTCTATTCCACCCGCGCGGCGGTGCGCGAGCAGGTATTGGCTGCTGATCTGGTGATTGGCGGGGTACTGATTCCCGGCGCCGCCGCGCCGAAGCTGATCAGTGCGGAGATGGTCCGGCAGATGAAGGTGGGCGCAGTGCTGGTGGATGTCGCCATCGACCAAGGCGGCTGCGCCGAGACCTCGCGCGCCACCACCCATGCCGAGCCCACCTATGTGGTCGATGATGTGGTGCATTACTGCGTGGCCAACATGCCTGGCGCGGTGGCGCGCACCTCGACCCTGGCGCTCAACAACGCCACGCTGCCGTTCGTCGTGGCGCTGGCGCAAAAGGGCACGCGACGAGCCTTGCAGGAGGACCCACACCTGCTCGCTGGCCTCAACGTCGCGCGCGGCATCATCACCTGCGCCAGTGTCGCCG
The genomic region above belongs to Pseudomonas sediminis and contains:
- a CDS encoding glutathione S-transferase N-terminal domain-containing protein is translated as MIDLYYWTTPNGHKVSIFLEEAGLDYRIVPVHIGKGEQFAPAFLKIAPNNRIPAIVDNAPADAGEPIALFESGAILEYLADKSGQFLPRETRARFDVLQWLYWQMGGLGPMAGQNHHFVRYAPEPIPYAIDRYVKETARLYGVLDRQLAGREYVAGEYSIADMAIYPWAKLWKMQQQKLEDFPNMAAWLERIDARPAVQRAYALVEQVNADPQALLTAEARRLLFGQ
- a CDS encoding TetR/AcrR family transcriptional regulator, which translates into the protein MQLFWQRGYEAASLQDLQAATGLSKSSLYQTYPSKQAWFIAAFSRYVAQRRALLLEQLQASASPLAFIHERLLSVLEDDGPGGVPRGCMLVNVANEFSLSEPALVPVLRQATAGVCQVFEEALARAVACGELRNGQDLAARAGYLQCVMSGLRTQVKSAVPADSIRATVAVVMASLDCQ
- a CDS encoding glutathione S-transferase family protein, translated to MRELFELCGADRELLFSPYCWRVRLAMAHKGLDWQSRPIRFTDKELIAFSGQKLVPVLSDDGETVHDSLAIFTYLDRRYPQRPLLGEGLAAERARLVERLSFHMVRIPLLKILIPRVWQVIDPADREYFRSSREQALGMSLEAFADPQGGERLFREGVAPLEAWLRDQPFLEGQAPGGCDYLLAGMLFWAWCLGAQPWADDSALGAWFARILQAYEATHGPVKRAAIHVEEKQ
- the ald gene encoding alanine dehydrogenase, coding for MRIGVPKEIKNHEYRVGLTPQSVAELTALGHEVWVETHAGAAIGFADADYLEAGAQIARNSAEVFQQGQLIVKVKEPLAVERARLRAHHTLFTYLHLAPDRAQTEELMAGGATCIAYETVTDAQGRLPLLAPMSEVAGRMSIQAGAGCLEKARGGRGVLLGGVPGVAPGKVVILGAGVVGSHALAMAVGLGADVAVLDKSVDALRRLDAQYGNRITTLYSTRAAVREQVLAADLVIGGVLIPGAAAPKLISAEMVRQMKVGAVLVDVAIDQGGCAETSRATTHAEPTYVVDDVVHYCVANMPGAVARTSTLALNNATLPFVVALAQKGTRRALQEDPHLLAGLNVARGIITCASVAEAHDLRFQSPASVIEQL